The proteins below are encoded in one region of Fibrella aestuarina BUZ 2:
- a CDS encoding SusC/RagA family TonB-linked outer membrane protein: MNKILHVNSGRITVAASVESPSLRPNTRRKSVAFWAGCLFAFCLVLTSRAEATLIQNLDPILVKGSVKDVTGQMLPGVSILEKGTKNGTSTSVDGSFSITVRDANSLLVISSIGYVQQEVVAGNGPLTIVLQEDTKTLNEVVVVGFGTQKKVNLTGAVSQIDAKVLESRPVTNLGQALQGTIANFNVTISNGNPSTAPSYNVRGQTSFTSGGDFQSGSPFILVDGIEMNPNLLNPEDIQSVTVLKDAAASAIYGARAAFGVVLITTKTGKGKQRVDYTNSFQWSAPTTIPNLMNAYDLQDAVVKAFSLENQSAGAFEVQKLQKIKEYMDDPVNNEPYYFQDDDVQKTNIIWRGNVNPYKEALLTASPMQKHTLSLSGGSDRMSYYGSLGFQNQDGLYKINTDNAKRYNGMLNVSSQVSKWFKVDFKTSFNYFTYKEPVSPGGKGGWWTAMAQQPNINVNMPMLVPASLNVAPKYTDNILSFMDYGSSDLSRTANTLFTISPTITFTPNWTLKADLSYRNITDNQKTVVPTLNRLETNRNSFTNVHTNPDYIQRYDANSNKYTINLYTNYSRTIAEAHNFQGVIGYNREWYLSRSLTGRRNNINPNIPVISQAQGQQTVSDAEANWAVDGIFYRLNYDYKGKYLIESNGRYDATSRFPAATRGKFFPSFSAGWRISEEPFFNGIRPVISDLKLRGSYGSLGNQNVSDFYPYIARYGTISQLEYLLGDLSSRPVAVTAPGLISPFLTWETATTIDFGADVTLFKNLGITFDWYDRKTTNILTVGEIYPAVLGTSSPQKNSGTLDTKGWELTLNYRNQTTYGLGYETQLTLGDYQAKVVKFDNNPAQSLSTLYVGQRSGEIWGYETAGLFQTQEEINNAPSQRLISSGLWFPGDVRYNDLNGDGVVGPGASTVADPGDRRIIGNSTPRYQFGFNNTLTFRNFDLNIFFQGIGKRDLWISNNLFWGAGATGTYETYNNSWTPERTDAYFPAYKNTSRNRQTQTRYLQNGAYMRLKNVAIGYTIPKVFTDRIKLQRVRVSASAFNLFTLKSVPDTYDPELTGVSASSYPVIKSIAFGVQASF; encoded by the coding sequence ATGAACAAGATTTTACATGTCAATAGTGGACGAATCACGGTAGCGGCTAGTGTAGAAAGCCCTTCGTTAAGACCTAATACACGTCGAAAAAGTGTTGCTTTTTGGGCTGGCTGTTTGTTTGCCTTTTGTCTGGTATTAACTAGTAGAGCGGAGGCAACTTTGATACAAAACCTGGATCCTATATTGGTAAAAGGTAGCGTTAAAGACGTTACCGGACAGATGCTGCCTGGCGTTAGCATATTGGAAAAAGGTACAAAAAACGGTACGAGTACCAGTGTAGATGGATCGTTTTCAATTACGGTGCGAGACGCCAACTCCCTGCTGGTTATCAGCAGCATCGGTTATGTCCAGCAAGAGGTAGTAGCAGGCAATGGCCCCCTCACCATCGTATTGCAGGAGGATACCAAAACACTGAACGAAGTGGTTGTGGTAGGATTCGGCACACAGAAAAAGGTTAATCTCACCGGAGCCGTTAGTCAGATCGACGCTAAGGTTCTTGAGAGCAGGCCCGTGACCAATCTGGGCCAGGCTCTGCAGGGAACCATCGCTAATTTCAACGTAACGATTAGTAACGGGAACCCCAGTACTGCCCCTTCCTACAACGTGAGAGGGCAAACATCCTTCACGTCTGGAGGGGATTTTCAAAGTGGTTCGCCATTCATTCTGGTCGATGGGATAGAAATGAACCCCAATTTGCTCAATCCTGAAGATATTCAGTCAGTTACGGTATTGAAAGACGCTGCGGCGTCAGCCATTTACGGGGCCCGGGCGGCTTTTGGCGTAGTACTGATCACGACCAAAACGGGTAAAGGAAAGCAACGGGTGGATTACACCAATTCTTTCCAATGGAGTGCGCCCACCACGATCCCGAATCTTATGAATGCGTACGATCTGCAAGATGCTGTAGTAAAAGCCTTTTCGCTCGAAAATCAGTCGGCCGGCGCATTCGAGGTGCAGAAACTTCAGAAAATCAAGGAGTACATGGACGATCCCGTCAACAATGAACCGTATTATTTTCAGGACGACGACGTACAGAAAACGAATATCATCTGGCGAGGCAACGTAAATCCGTATAAAGAAGCATTACTCACCGCGTCGCCTATGCAGAAACATACGCTGTCGTTGTCCGGCGGGAGCGATCGGATGTCGTATTATGGATCGTTAGGCTTTCAGAATCAGGACGGTTTGTATAAAATCAATACTGATAACGCCAAGCGGTACAACGGCATGCTGAATGTATCGTCGCAGGTGAGCAAGTGGTTCAAAGTGGATTTTAAGACCTCATTCAACTACTTCACCTACAAGGAACCCGTTAGCCCAGGCGGCAAAGGCGGATGGTGGACGGCCATGGCGCAGCAACCCAACATCAATGTAAACATGCCGATGCTGGTACCCGCATCGCTGAATGTAGCGCCAAAATACACCGATAATATCTTGTCGTTCATGGACTATGGATCGTCGGACCTATCACGTACCGCCAATACCCTGTTCACGATTTCGCCAACCATTACGTTTACTCCTAACTGGACATTGAAAGCGGATCTTTCCTACCGCAACATCACGGACAATCAGAAAACCGTTGTGCCTACGCTCAACCGGCTAGAAACAAATAGAAACTCGTTTACGAACGTACACACGAATCCAGACTATATACAGCGCTACGATGCTAACTCAAACAAGTACACTATAAACCTATACACCAATTACAGCAGGACAATTGCAGAAGCGCACAACTTCCAGGGCGTAATAGGCTACAACCGGGAGTGGTACCTCAGCCGTAGCCTGACCGGACGCCGGAACAACATAAATCCAAATATCCCGGTGATTAGTCAGGCTCAGGGCCAACAGACCGTAAGCGACGCCGAGGCAAACTGGGCAGTGGACGGGATTTTTTATCGGCTCAATTATGACTATAAAGGCAAGTATCTGATCGAATCCAATGGTCGTTACGACGCTACGTCGCGGTTCCCGGCGGCAACCAGAGGTAAATTCTTTCCCTCTTTTTCGGCAGGCTGGCGCATTAGTGAAGAGCCGTTCTTCAACGGGATCAGGCCGGTTATCAGTGACTTGAAACTCAGAGGGTCGTATGGTAGCCTGGGCAATCAGAACGTGTCGGATTTTTACCCTTACATCGCCCGGTACGGTACGATTTCTCAACTTGAATACCTACTGGGCGACTTGAGTAGCCGACCAGTGGCCGTAACGGCACCTGGTCTGATCTCTCCGTTCTTAACCTGGGAAACCGCTACGACAATTGACTTTGGGGCCGACGTGACCCTGTTTAAAAACCTGGGCATCACGTTTGACTGGTATGACCGGAAAACAACCAACATTCTGACGGTCGGCGAAATATATCCGGCCGTGCTGGGTACGTCGTCGCCCCAGAAGAACTCGGGTACTCTGGATACCAAAGGCTGGGAACTGACGCTTAATTACCGGAATCAAACCACCTACGGGCTTGGCTACGAGACGCAATTGACGCTTGGTGATTACCAAGCCAAAGTCGTCAAATTTGATAATAACCCGGCCCAGTCGCTGTCAACGCTGTACGTAGGTCAGCGATCTGGCGAGATATGGGGGTACGAAACCGCTGGCCTCTTTCAAACCCAGGAGGAGATCAACAACGCCCCCAGCCAACGCCTGATTTCGTCGGGGCTCTGGTTCCCGGGAGACGTTCGCTACAATGACCTGAACGGCGATGGCGTAGTAGGCCCCGGCGCCAGCACGGTAGCCGACCCCGGCGACAGGCGAATCATTGGTAACAGTACCCCCCGCTATCAGTTCGGTTTTAATAATACCCTGACGTTCAGAAACTTCGATCTGAATATCTTTTTCCAGGGTATTGGTAAACGGGACCTCTGGATCAGCAATAACTTGTTCTGGGGCGCAGGAGCAACCGGTACCTATGAGACCTATAACAATTCCTGGACACCAGAGCGGACTGATGCCTATTTCCCCGCCTACAAGAATACGTCCAGAAACCGCCAGACTCAGACGCGTTATCTTCAAAATGGCGCCTATATGCGCCTGAAAAACGTAGCTATTGGCTATACGATTCCGAAGGTATTTACGGACCGGATCAAGCTTCAACGCGTTCGGGTGTCGGCATCAGCCTTTAACCTGTTCACCCTAAAAAGCGTGCCGGATACATATGACCCTGAATTGACCGGGGTAAGCGCTTCAAGCTATCCAGTTATTAAATCCATCGCGTTTGGGGTTCAGGCGTCGTTCTAA
- a CDS encoding YceI family protein: MKSNLILAGLAAVALTTATSFSGPGKTAVKAVAPAKATAYKVDAAKSVLTWNGKKVTGEHSGNVKVKDGSFVVDGSKLTGGEFTFDMNSITCTDLTDAGYNAKFIGHMKSEDFFNTAKYPTSTFKITKVTPKGGENYDITGNMTIKGITNAVTFPATVKMAGNTVTAEGKATLDRTKYDIRYGSKSFFENIGDKAIYDDFTVGMKLVANK; this comes from the coding sequence ATGAAAAGCAACCTGATTCTGGCCGGCCTTGCTGCCGTTGCCCTCACCACCGCTACCTCATTTAGTGGACCTGGCAAAACGGCTGTTAAAGCCGTTGCCCCTGCCAAAGCAACCGCCTACAAAGTGGATGCGGCCAAAAGTGTGCTTACCTGGAATGGTAAGAAAGTAACCGGCGAACACAGCGGAAACGTGAAAGTGAAAGACGGTTCGTTTGTTGTTGATGGCAGCAAACTGACGGGCGGTGAGTTTACGTTCGACATGAACAGCATCACTTGTACGGACCTGACCGACGCGGGCTACAACGCCAAATTTATCGGCCACATGAAGAGCGAAGATTTCTTCAACACGGCTAAATACCCCACGTCGACGTTCAAAATCACGAAAGTGACGCCCAAAGGCGGTGAGAACTACGACATCACCGGCAACATGACGATCAAAGGCATCACCAACGCGGTGACCTTCCCGGCTACGGTGAAAATGGCGGGTAATACGGTGACTGCCGAAGGCAAAGCGACCCTCGACCGCACCAAGTATGACATCCGTTACGGGTCGAAATCGTTCTTCGAAAACATCGGCGACAAAGCCATCTATGACGACTTCACGGTTGGCATGAAGCTGGTAGCGAATAAGTAA
- a CDS encoding MarR family winged helix-turn-helix transcriptional regulator has product MRIEDEIRQATFRSPLHRVIVNLMFTNNWLVHSQMRLLKPFGLTLPQYNVLRILRGQHPNPVRINDITERMLDKMSNASRLVDKLVDKKLVDRTECPSDRRAVDVIITDKGLALLNKIDVAQQQWEQQFNAYECTHADELNGLLDTFRSSINGD; this is encoded by the coding sequence ATGCGCATCGAAGACGAAATCAGACAAGCCACTTTTCGGTCGCCACTGCATCGGGTTATTGTCAACCTGATGTTTACCAACAACTGGTTGGTGCATAGCCAGATGCGGCTGCTGAAGCCCTTCGGGCTGACGCTCCCCCAGTACAACGTGCTGCGGATCCTGCGGGGCCAGCACCCAAACCCCGTTCGCATCAACGACATCACCGAGCGGATGCTCGACAAAATGTCGAACGCCTCGCGGCTTGTGGACAAGCTGGTCGACAAGAAACTGGTTGACCGCACCGAATGCCCCAGCGATCGCCGGGCCGTCGATGTGATCATCACCGATAAAGGGCTGGCGCTGCTCAACAAGATCGACGTGGCCCAGCAGCAGTGGGAGCAGCAGTTCAATGCTTACGAGTGCACCCATGCCGATGAGTTGAATGGCCTGCTCGACACGTTCCGGAGCAGCATCAACGGCGACTAA